ATGGCTGAGATGGGTGAAATAGGCACGCTTTGCGCCAACAAATTCTACAAAGGCCTTTGCCTCGAATACACTGTAGTGAGTTGGATGCGGCCAATATCGCAAGGCACCCACAACAAGAGTATCGAGTCCTCTAAAGTAGGGAAGACTCTCAGGCGGTACTTCGCTACAGTCGGTTGCATAGGCAAAGTCTCCAATCCTGAACGCAAAAATCTCCCGTTTGCCGTGCAGAATGGGAAGGGGGACCACCGTGAAGGGGCCAATCTCAATCGCTTCATATGCCTTCATGGTATTGAGCTGAAGATGAGGCACCCCACCTGCGATCGTACTCCCGGTAAGCACATAGGGAAAGCGGTCAGTCATCGCATGCTTTACTTCATCCTGACAGTATACAGGCAACACTTGATCCTTACAGAAGACCCTTAGGTCGTCAATACCATTAAAATGATCTGCATGGTCATGGGTATACAGCACTGCATCAAGATGGGAAATATCAGCTCTAAGCGCTTGCAGACGAAACTCCGGGGTGGTATCGACCAAGAGGGAGTGATCCCCACTCCTGATGAGGATACTGGAGCGAAAACGTTTATCCCGAGGGTCGCTGGAAGTACAGACAGGGCATTTACAGCCTATAACAGGAACACCATGGCTTGTTCCTGTCCCAAGAAAGATTACTTCAAATGGAATCATTGGGCACGTTCCGTCACTTGCATCACTGCAGATTCAAGAGCCTGTTGTCCATCCTTTGCAGCATCCTTCAACTGCTCTCGGACTTCAGGGCTGGAAAGGAGTTCCTGCAATCGGGCAAACGACTCCCTTGAGAAATCTGGGTTGCCTTGTGCCTGTTCGCTGATCACATCGAGAACCTGGGCATTCACCGATCCTTCGCGAAGGGCAAAGCTGACACCAAGAAACTGCATTCCCATACTGGGAATAAAGAAATACATCACAAAAAAGCTCAATACTGCAGCAATTACAGCTGACAGAAATGCGTGAAAAAACCCTCTTCTTGCCATGGTGATTCTCCTGAGACTACTCTACCATACTTGGACAAAGGCGAAAAGCAACACAGGCCCGGATTTCTCCGGGCCTGCGGGTAATATACAAAGGTACTATTAGAAAAGTGAGAACAAGAGAGAAACTCCAACCTTTCCATTATCAATATCTCCGCTAAAGAGTTTGTTAACCTCTGCGGCATTCTTGAAGGTATATTCTGTATCCAGCGTGTAGTTCAAGCCGAGCATAAGATTGCCTAGATTGAAGTCAACGGTAGCTCGGTAAGCGACCGGTGAGTTTATAAATGCCTCACCAAAATCATCCATGGATTCAACAGAACCAGTTTCTGCAATAATCTGAGCTTTCCCTGCATCATCAATGAGCACGCGGAAGCGTGGGCCCATGCCAAATCCAAGACGAGCAATCCCCAGAAGATCCATCGAGACACCAGCTGTTGTGAGAGCGGAAATCTCGGTATATTCATTCGAGGAAGAATCGGTATAGGTTCCAAAGGTACCTACTACATCCACTTCAGCAATGAGCAACTTCACGCGGAGATCAGCACCCAAGGTGTAGTTCTTGAAATCACCCATACCTTCCCAAGAATCTGCTTCAATTTCTTGTTTGATATCTCCCAGCGTCTGGTTGTACTGCGCAGTTGCACCCAAACTCAGATCAACAACAGCAGCACTCAGTGCTGTAGGTAGCATCACACATACGATGAGCAGTAATACCATGCTTTTTTTCTTCATTTCATAACCCCTTTTGTCATTACTTATGACACATTACTTATTGCGTACTAAATTTAGAACATTTTCAGTGCCAGCGCAAGGGAGAGGGAGGCCTTATCCACAGCAAATATGCCCCACCACTGACTTGAGGTAAACACTGAACCCAATGTTGCACTACTTTCCATCAACCATCTAGCCCTGATTCCCACAGGACCAACTTCAGAACCCAACCCGACCTGAAGATAGACCGGACTTTCGTACATCGCCTCTGTAAAGGTTTTTTCCTCAGCATCAGCACGTTCTCCATCTGCGAGTTCATAAAATGCGCGGGGACTGCTTGAAGAGGTCGGCATATAGGTAACACTGGGGCCAGCGCCGAACTCCAGGGCAAGTACTGAACCAAGAACGGGCAGACTCACTGATCCCATTCCAATCAGGAGGACTCCCTGTGCATCATCACTACAAGTAATGGGATATACCATGGCCTGGCCTTGCAGGAATGCAAGACGTGCACTCAATTCCCCTGAGAACATCCAATTATCTGGATCCTTGAATCCAAGGGAAATATCACCTGCTTCTTCAGGTGAGTAGGTGGCACCGAAGCCAAGGCTTACATTGAGTAAGCTCCTTGCACCGATAGCGGAAGGAACCATGAGGATCATGATGATAATGAGAATAAGTGAACTTTTGCGCATACAGTTTAGCAACTCCTCACCTGTATAACAGCTATGAGGCAAAGAAGCTACAAAAGAAAAGCAATTTTTTATTTGGTTCTTATATTACTCTGCTAGCGTTTCCAACTCTTGTTGCCAGAGAGCCACAGAGGAATCACTACTCATCCGCCAATCCCCACGGGGAGAAAGGGAGACCGATCCAATTTTCGGACCATCAGGGAGACAGGACCGCTTGAATTGTTGACTGAAGAACCGCCGATAGAATGTTTTCAACCAGCCAAGGATGAAATCTGGTTCATAGATATCGGCAAACGCATACTTGGCCAACCTGTACACCTTTGCGGGACTGTATCCAAATCGAACCACTTGGTAAAGAAAGAAATCATGGAGTTCATATGGTCCCACAAGATCTTCAGTCACCTGGCTGATCGTTCCATCGCCCTTTGCAGGAAGCAGCTCAGGGCTAACAGGGGTATCCACAACATCCAGCAATACTTTCTTCAATGAGGGCTCGCTGATCATGGCAATGTATGCAACCAGATGTCTGACCAAGGTCTTGGGAACTGAGGCATTCACCCCGTACATCGACATATGGTCTCCGTTGTACGTTGCCCAACCAAGAGCAAGCTCAGAGAGGTCTCCCGTTCCAATAACCAACCCACCCCTCTTATTGGCAAGATCCATTAGGACCTGGGTACGCTCACGTGCCTGGCTATTCTCATAGGTGACATCGGTAACAGCAGGGTCATGACCAATATCCTTGAAGTGTTGGCCTACTGCCTTCGAGATGGAGATGGTCAACAATTCCACACCAAGCGCTTTGGCGAGCTTGGTGGCATTCCCCTTGGTGCGCTTGGTGGTACCGAAACCTGGCATGGTCACAGCGAGGATCCCACTCCTGGGAAGATTGAGGGCATCGAAAGCCCTTACACAGACAAGCAAGGCCAAGGTAGAGTCCAGCCCTCCTGACAGCCCCACGATTACCCGTTTCGCCTTCGTGTGCTCGAGTCGTTTCTTCAACCCAAGGGACTGCAAGGTCAGAATCTTTTCACATCGTGCGGTCCTCGTCTGCTCATCGGAGGGAACAAACGGATTCCTATCAAACTTCCGGGTCAAGGAGCAGTCGCGCTCCTCAAGGGCAAATGGTATGCGTTGATAAGCACGGTCATCGTAGCCAAAACTCTGCCTACGGATTCTCTCCAAGGCAAGTTTCTGGACATCTATCTCTGTTACAAGGAGAGAGTCACTCACCCCACTCTCTTCAGCAAGCTTATGACCATCCTCATAGATCAGGTTATGGGGAGAGAACACAAGATCAGTAGTGGACTCACCCTCACCTGCATCGCTGTAAAGATATGCACAGAGCAATCGAGCACTCTGGGTTTCCACGAGTGAACGACGATACTCCTCCTTTCCGACCAACTCATCACTTGCAGAACAGTTGGTAATGACCGTCGCACCAGCAACTGCATGATCAGTACTGGGAGCGCGTGGAACCCAAAGGTCCTCACATACTTCACAGGCAATCACGAACTCGGGAAAGTTGGTGCAGGTAAAGAGTAAGCGTGTACCGAAGTAGGTACGCTGACCAAGAAACTCCATTTCAATATTCTCATCAGAGGGAACACGGAACCAACGCTTCTCATAGAACTCAAGATAGTTTGGCAGGTGTTGCTTGGGCACCATGCCAAGAATGCGTCCACCCTGGACTACTACAGCACAGTTGTACAAGCGTCCATGGAGTGGAACAAGAGAGCCAAAGACCACCAGAAGGTCGCTATTCCTGCTCTCTTCAACCACGTTGGCTATTGCATCAACAGCTCCGTTCTGTAAGGACTTCTGAAGGAAAAGATCAGCGCAGGTGTAGGCAGTAGTTACCAGCTCGGGCAGTACAAGGAGCCGAACTTCCCTCTCAACTGCTGAACGCATAAGTGCAACAATGGATGCTGTATTATGAATGGGATCCGCTACGCGAACGGAGGCCGAGGCAACTGCACATTTGACAAACCCGTCTTTCATGGTCTTTTCTCCCTATAGGTCAAGGATGGCAACGACTTCACTATGAAACGTCTGTGGATAGAGGTCGAACACCTTCACTTGGGTAAGAGTGTAGCCCTCAGAGGCAAATCGTTGCAAGTCTCGTCCCAGAGTCACACTGTTGCAAGAAACGTAGATAATACGTTGGCTCTTCCAGGAAGCGATCAAGGAAGGGAGTGAGGCATCAAGACCAACCCTGGGAGGATCGACCACGACCGTATCCACAGAACCTGTCATCTCCTTGGCCCAACGCTCAACCGGTTCACTATAGAACTCACTATCAGGAGTATGGCGATTGGCAAGGGAGAGGCACTGCCTCTGTCGCTCGACAGCAATCACACGCCTAAGCGGCTGCTGCAGAAAGGCACTGAAAGTTCCTACTCCACTGTAGAGATCCATAACAGTAGCCCCCACTGCGTGGGAGGCGACATAGCTTGTGAGGGCAGGAAGCAAGTATTCATTGGATTGGAAGAACACCGATGCAGTAACAAAGAAGGTATGCCCTCCCACCGTGGTCTTGACCACTTCATCAAGCAAGGAGACATCATCATCACCACTGAAAGCAGGAACCTCAATGAATCCGCTTCTTCCCCCCTTGTTCGAGAACATCAGGGTTCTGGCAGCCTTGAACAGTCGCTCCGGGTTCGCAAGCAGTGCATTGAGCTTCTCAGAGAGTATAGGACAATGATCAATAGGCACCAAGGACTTGCTTTTTCGCCCGAGGAACCCTACCTTGCGCCCCGCAATATCCACATGGAAGCGTACCCTGTTCCGGTACCCCCAAGCGGGGCCTGTCTCAAGACTTTCTGTACGGAAAGAAGCTGGGTCAATCCCTCCAAGCCTTTTGATGTTATCGAGGACGATGCCTTCCTTTAGAATCCCCTGAGCTGCATCCTTTGCATACTGAAAATCACAACCCCCACACACTCCCCAGTAGGGACATGGAGGGGTAATCCTCTCCTCACTTGCATGGAGGATGGTTTGCAGGGTAGAGCGGATATACCCTGCCTTCTCCTGGAAGTCCCCTAGCTCGACCAACTCACCAGGGAGCACATCCATGACAAGGATACGTTTTCCTTCCTCACTGGTTGTAAGACCTGCTCCTCCCTGGATGAGCTTCTCAATCTGATAAGCCATCGGCAAATTCCTTCGCATAGGAGGCAATGACATCCATCGCTTCCTGCCAGAATGAGACATCAGCAAGATCAATACCGGCCAATCCAGCCACCTCTGAGGCAGGCAGACTACCGGTTGCTCCAAGCAGTTCCTTGTAGGAAGCAGGAAAATCCGTACCTGTTTGTTTGCTCTGAGCCCAGAGTCCCAAGGCGAACAGCTGTCCAAACGCATACGGATAGTTATAGAAGGAGAAATCTGACGAGTAGTAGTGCCCTTTCACCGCCCACATGTACGGATGATAGACGCACAGACCATCCCCATATGTCCTCTTCTGGGCATCTTCCATAAGGGCTGAATATGCACTGGCGCTCAAGTCTCCCTCTTTTCTTCTACTGAATACCGCACTCTCAAAATAAAACCGGCTCAAGATATCGACACACACCTGTGTGGCATCCTGCAGGAAGTGTTCGATGAGGGCAAGTCTTCCCTCTTTGCTGCTCTCCTCCAGTGCTCCCTGGAAGACCAGGAACTCGCTGAAGATGGAAGCAGTCTCTGCCAAGGTCATTGGATAGGAACGGAGAAGATTGCTCTTCTGCAGTACCACATGGTCATGCCATGCATGGCCCAGTTCATGGGCGAGGGTGGACACCCCATTATAAGTGAAGTCAAAGTTTGAGAGGATCCTACTCTGCTTTGCCAGGGGGAAAGCTGTATCGTATGCTCCCCCTACCTTCCCCTTCCTGCTCTCAGGGTCAATCCATCGATTCTTGAATGCCTGGTCAGCAAAGGATCCCATCTCAGGGTCAAAGGAACTGAACTGCTGAACGATGAATGCATGGGCTTCATCATAGCTGAAGTGTTGTTCTTCCTTACCTACCGGTGCAAACAGGTCATAGAATGCACAACTCTCCAAACCCAGTGCCTTGGCCTTGTTCTGCAGGTATCCCCTGAACATGGGCAGGTTCTTCTCAATGGTGGAGATCAGCGCATCAAGGATAGGTCGGTCGATTCGTGACTGCATCAGGGAACGGTCAAGCGGGGAAGCATAGCCTCTCCTCGTATCCAAGGTGATCGTGGTTCCCTTCACTCCATTCAAACTCGAGGCAAAGGCAACCTCATAGGCCTTCCATATCTCCAGCTCTTTCTCGAATGCTTTTTTACGGATACTCCTATCAGCATTAAAGGCTTCATTTCTCAGTTGGATAACGGTTTTCTCGGTTTGCTCATCCCAGGCAGTGGAAACACTGCTGCTCAATGCTTCCTGTAAACGGGAAAAGGCATCAGTACCGCTACGGGCGAGGTCGTTTGCAAGATCTTCCATCTCCTCGCTCATGAGATGGCGCTGTTCTTCCAAGAGTTCATTCAGTGGGAACCGGTATGCTTCAAGATCTCCACCTTCCCCACTGCGCTGGGCTATTTCCTCTGCTCTGGTGGCAAGAAAATTGAGAAAGGCAACTTGCATATGCTGAACCACCAAGGAAGCCTCCTCTGTCTGCGAAACTGCCTTCATATACTCCTCATTCGCAGTATCGGTAGTAAGGCATGCTGCACTGTAGGCATCGAGGTTCTCAAGATAGTCAAGGATCAGCTCATAGGTAGAAATGAGCTCTTTCAAATCCTTTTTGGTATCAACAAAGCTTGCCTCAAGCTCTGTAGAAGCGGTAACCACCCATTGTAGGTCATGTTGAAATTCCTTGCTGGTACAGCCAGGATAGATGGGATTCAAATCCCAGGTAGGTAATGCACTCACCTCTTTCGCTCCTTATAAATTCAAATCATATTCAGCAATCTTGTTGATCAGGGTCCTGCGGCTTATGCCAAGCTCTTGGGCAGCTCGTGTGCGGTTTCCCTCCCAACGATGGAGAGCCCTGATGATTGCGTCGACTTCTACATCCTTGAGACTCTTTGCCTCTGCTGGTGTTGATGAAGGCTCATCCTTGGTCTGCGTATGGAGGGAGACCGATCCCCTCAGATCAAGGTCATCACACTGGATCTCTTCTCCACTGGTAAAAATCACTGCTCGCTCGAGAATATTCTCCAGTTCCCTGACGTTTCCGAAGAAGTCATGCTCACAAAGCAGTTGCAGTGCATCTGCAGAGAACCCGGTTACCTTGTGGCCCATCTGACGGTTAAACCGTCTGAGAATTCCTGCAGCAAGCAAGGGAATATCCTCCCTGCGCTCCCTCAGTGGCGGTATGACAATACGAACCACATTAAGCCGATAGAACAGGTCCTCACGAAATACCCCTTCCCTGACCTGTTGTTCCAGATCCTTGTTGGTAGCCGCTATAATTCTTGCATTGATGGGTATTGCCTCTGTACCACCGAGTCGGCTTATCCTACGATCCTGCAGGACCCTGAGTATCTTCACCTGCAAGGCGAGCGGCATATCGCCAATCTCGTCCAGGAAAAGGGTCCCTCCACTTGCCAGTTCAAACATTCCTGTCTTGCGTGAAGCAGCACCGGTGAAGGCACCCTTCTCATAACCAAAAAGTTCGCTTTCTAGCAGGTTCTCAGGTACTCCCCCAATATTGATGGCTACAAAGGGTCCACCTTTGACCGGACTGGAAGCATGAATCTCTCGAGCCACCACTTCCTTTCCTGTACCACTTTCACCGGTTATGAGAACGGTTGAGATAGTATCACCTATCTTGGTGATAACTTCCTTGATTTTCTTGATCGAGGAACTCTCTCCTACGAAAATCTGCTTATCATCCTCACGATTGTTTCGTGTCTCACTTTCAACCAAATTCCTCAGGTGTTGTGCATCCACAAGTTTCTTCAAGCGGATGGTCAACTCCTCTGGGTCGAACGGTTTTACAATGTAGTCTTGAGCACCGGTTTTCAGGGCAGAGACTGCATCGGTAATCTCACCATGGGCACTGACCATGATAATCGGCATGCGAAACCCTTCTCCCCTGATCCAGCTGATCAGGGAAAGCCCATCCATCCCGGGCATCTTCAGATCGATAAGTGCAGCATCATATGCCTCTTCTCGAAGCATTCGTTGTGCCGAGAGCCCATTCTCTGCACAATCACTCTCAATACCGTCGAGTTTGAGGTATTGCTGCATTAAATCCCGGATATTTGGTTCATCGTCAACAATGAGGATCTTCATTTTCTCGTTACTCCCATCAATTTGGCCGTATGGATGGACTTAGGCAGCACCACTTCTGCAACCGTACCACCCCCATCACGTGGGTAGAGCCGTATATTTCCTCCCCTTGCCTTCACAAACTGCTGGCTGATGGAAAGTCCAATCCCTGAGCCATGGATCTTTGTAGTGAAGAAGGGGTCAAAAATCTTCTTGGAATCCTCTACTCTGATACCATCCCCACGGTCCATGACATAGATATGGACAAAATTCCGCTTATCGGTGGTAATTCGTACCTCTACCTGTGGATCACGGGTATTGCTGCTCTCAACGGCATTCTTCAGGAGATTCTCAAATACTGAACGTGCCCTGTCCACATCGATGACAATCTGTTGTGGAGAGCCACTCGAGAACCGAATGGGTTTGTCAAACCGCATCACCAATGAGTTGAACAGCTCATTCAGATCAACAACAACTGGCTTACCCAATGGGTTGCGAAGAAAATCACTGACTTTGTTCGTAAGCTGGGTAAGCCTTCTGATCTCCTGTTCAATCAGCTTCAGTTCCCCGGTATGTTTTGCAGGAAGTGTCTTCTTGAGCAGGGCAAGTTGTATGGTTATGGCACTGAGCGGGTTCTTGATCTCATGGGTAAGGGTCCGTGCCGCCTGGCCAAGATTCACCAGGCTCTCTTGCTTTGCAATGGTCTCCCGATATCGACGGTTGTTCCGGTAGATGGAGAGTACCAACAAGAAAAGACCCACCAAGGTCATACTGGAGATTATACCGATGACCATAATGACCATTACCCGGTGGTTATAGTTCTGCCCATCAAAGTGGAGATATAGAACATCAGGGAAGTCGAGGGGAGCTGGAAGCAATCCATTCTCGGTAAGGGTAAGCTCACCAGTGTCCAGGAGGATGGTAAGACGGCTGAATCGGATATATTCTATCATCCCCGTCTCTCTATTGAAGGTTGCCGTCCCAGTATTCGAACCGTCCTTGGGCAGAGAACCGCGAGAATCGAAGCGATCCAAGGGTATTGTCATCGGGACATTGCCCAGGCTCAGCACCTTTCTTCCCAAGGAGTTGTACACACCAATGCCAGAGATATTCTCATCCTGCATGGCCTGCAAAGCCTTGTTGGTGCTATCCTGCAAAGCAAGAAAAACCGAGTTGAACGCCCGCTCAGCCTCACTCTGCATCCTTAACTCTTCGCGGTCAAGAATAGCTGAGGTGAGAAATATCACCAGAGCGATCAAGACAATAAAGGCAAATGCGAGCGAGGTGATGACGATGAAAGGTTCCTTTCCGTCAACGATCATCCACCTGGTTTTCTTAACAGTCAAGCGTATACTCCCCCGAGAATCCTATTCGTAATTAAGGGCATCAATCGGGTCAAGACGGGAGGCTTTCATTGCTGGATACCACCCAAAGAAGACACCGACAAACATGGAAAAACCCAACGCTAGTATGACCGAGGTATACGATAAATGCAACGACCAATCCATCACATTGGTCACACCGTAGCTGATCAAGGCGCCCAGTGCGATACCCAGCAAGCCTCCTATGATGGTCAGCGTGAGTGCTTCGCAGATGAACTGCCCACGAATGACGTTTGGGCTCGCTCCCAGAGCTTTGCGAATTCCAATCTCTTTGGTACGTTCGGCAACGGATACCAGCATGATGTTCATGATCCCGATCCCTCCAACCAAGAGACTGATGGCGGCAATAGCAGCCAGGAAAGCACTGAAGGTTCCCGTTATCTCGTTTGCCATATCTGCCAAACTAGCAGGGCTGAAGATATTATAACCATCGCTTCCCACAATACCATCAAGGTATTCGGTTACCCTGTCAGAAACCTCAATGGTATCATACCCATCCTGGACTTTCAGGACATACGCACCCACACCAGAGGTATTGGTGAAACGCTGTCCATAGGTGTTATAGGGAATAAACACCGTGTTATCATAGGAGAGGTTGAAGGTAGCATCCTTGCTCTCGAGAACTCCAACCACCAGATAGCTCTTCGCCTGGTTTCGGAACACACTTACATACTGGCCGACGGCACTCTGGTCTGGAAACAACTCCTCAGCAATATCAGAACCAAGCACAATAACCTGACGATAGTTGATGTTGTCCATCGATTCGAAGAAACCACCCTCGGCATACTCCAGATTAAGCACCGCTCCATAGCTTGAGAGCACCCCGGAAACCGATGCGTTGACAGTCTCCTGTCCACTGCGGATCTGGGCATTGCTGTTGTTTTGGGGAAGCACTGTGGTCAATCCCTCGATATCCCTAAGCAGGGTATCGCTGAACTCCTCGTCAAAGGTACCACTCGAGCGTTGCGCATAGGATGGATATACGGTAATCATATCCAAGCCACCTACGGCGATGCTGTCGGTAATAC
The sequence above is drawn from the uncultured Sphaerochaeta sp. genome and encodes:
- a CDS encoding ABC transporter permease; translation: MLFENIKLAFSAMRGSKMRTALSLLGIVIGVASVVAILTIGQSASTSITDSIAVGGLDMITVYPSYAQRSSGTFDEEFSDTLLRDIEGLTTVLPQNNSNAQIRSGQETVNASVSGVLSSYGAVLNLEYAEGGFFESMDNINYRQVIVLGSDIAEELFPDQSAVGQYVSVFRNQAKSYLVVGVLESKDATFNLSYDNTVFIPYNTYGQRFTNTSGVGAYVLKVQDGYDTIEVSDRVTEYLDGIVGSDGYNIFSPASLADMANEITGTFSAFLAAIAAISLLVGGIGIMNIMLVSVAERTKEIGIRKALGASPNVIRGQFICEALTLTIIGGLLGIALGALISYGVTNVMDWSLHLSYTSVILALGFSMFVGVFFGWYPAMKASRLDPIDALNYE
- a CDS encoding class I SAM-dependent RNA methyltransferase gives rise to the protein MAYQIEKLIQGGAGLTTSEEGKRILVMDVLPGELVELGDFQEKAGYIRSTLQTILHASEERITPPCPYWGVCGGCDFQYAKDAAQGILKEGIVLDNIKRLGGIDPASFRTESLETGPAWGYRNRVRFHVDIAGRKVGFLGRKSKSLVPIDHCPILSEKLNALLANPERLFKAARTLMFSNKGGRSGFIEVPAFSGDDDVSLLDEVVKTTVGGHTFFVTASVFFQSNEYLLPALTSYVASHAVGATVMDLYSGVGTFSAFLQQPLRRVIAVERQRQCLSLANRHTPDSEFYSEPVERWAKEMTGSVDTVVVDPPRVGLDASLPSLIASWKSQRIIYVSCNSVTLGRDLQRFASEGYTLTQVKVFDLYPQTFHSEVVAILDL
- a CDS encoding sigma-54 dependent transcriptional regulator, with the protein product MKILIVDDEPNIRDLMQQYLKLDGIESDCAENGLSAQRMLREEAYDAALIDLKMPGMDGLSLISWIRGEGFRMPIIMVSAHGEITDAVSALKTGAQDYIVKPFDPEELTIRLKKLVDAQHLRNLVESETRNNREDDKQIFVGESSSIKKIKEVITKIGDTISTVLITGESGTGKEVVAREIHASSPVKGGPFVAINIGGVPENLLESELFGYEKGAFTGAASRKTGMFELASGGTLFLDEIGDMPLALQVKILRVLQDRRISRLGGTEAIPINARIIAATNKDLEQQVREGVFREDLFYRLNVVRIVIPPLRERREDIPLLAAGILRRFNRQMGHKVTGFSADALQLLCEHDFFGNVRELENILERAVIFTSGEEIQCDDLDLRGSVSLHTQTKDEPSSTPAEAKSLKDVEVDAIIRALHRWEGNRTRAAQELGISRRTLINKIAEYDLNL
- a CDS encoding NAD(+) synthase; this encodes MKDGFVKCAVASASVRVADPIHNTASIVALMRSAVEREVRLLVLPELVTTAYTCADLFLQKSLQNGAVDAIANVVEESRNSDLLVVFGSLVPLHGRLYNCAVVVQGGRILGMVPKQHLPNYLEFYEKRWFRVPSDENIEMEFLGQRTYFGTRLLFTCTNFPEFVIACEVCEDLWVPRAPSTDHAVAGATVITNCSASDELVGKEEYRRSLVETQSARLLCAYLYSDAGEGESTTDLVFSPHNLIYEDGHKLAEESGVSDSLLVTEIDVQKLALERIRRQSFGYDDRAYQRIPFALEERDCSLTRKFDRNPFVPSDEQTRTARCEKILTLQSLGLKKRLEHTKAKRVIVGLSGGLDSTLALLVCVRAFDALNLPRSGILAVTMPGFGTTKRTKGNATKLAKALGVELLTISISKAVGQHFKDIGHDPAVTDVTYENSQARERTQVLMDLANKRGGLVIGTGDLSELALGWATYNGDHMSMYGVNASVPKTLVRHLVAYIAMISEPSLKKVLLDVVDTPVSPELLPAKGDGTISQVTEDLVGPYELHDFFLYQVVRFGYSPAKVYRLAKYAFADIYEPDFILGWLKTFYRRFFSQQFKRSCLPDGPKIGSVSLSPRGDWRMSSDSSVALWQQELETLAE
- a CDS encoding M3 family oligoendopeptidase yields the protein MSALPTWDLNPIYPGCTSKEFQHDLQWVVTASTELEASFVDTKKDLKELISTYELILDYLENLDAYSAACLTTDTANEEYMKAVSQTEEASLVVQHMQVAFLNFLATRAEEIAQRSGEGGDLEAYRFPLNELLEEQRHLMSEEMEDLANDLARSGTDAFSRLQEALSSSVSTAWDEQTEKTVIQLRNEAFNADRSIRKKAFEKELEIWKAYEVAFASSLNGVKGTTITLDTRRGYASPLDRSLMQSRIDRPILDALISTIEKNLPMFRGYLQNKAKALGLESCAFYDLFAPVGKEEQHFSYDEAHAFIVQQFSSFDPEMGSFADQAFKNRWIDPESRKGKVGGAYDTAFPLAKQSRILSNFDFTYNGVSTLAHELGHAWHDHVVLQKSNLLRSYPMTLAETASIFSEFLVFQGALEESSKEGRLALIEHFLQDATQVCVDILSRFYFESAVFSRRKEGDLSASAYSALMEDAQKRTYGDGLCVYHPYMWAVKGHYYSSDFSFYNYPYAFGQLFALGLWAQSKQTGTDFPASYKELLGATGSLPASEVAGLAGIDLADVSFWQEAMDVIASYAKEFADGLSD
- a CDS encoding MBL fold metallo-hydrolase produces the protein MIPFEVIFLGTGTSHGVPVIGCKCPVCTSSDPRDKRFRSSILIRSGDHSLLVDTTPEFRLQALRADISHLDAVLYTHDHADHFNGIDDLRVFCKDQVLPVYCQDEVKHAMTDRFPYVLTGSTIAGGVPHLQLNTMKAYEAIEIGPFTVVPLPILHGKREIFAFRIGDFAYATDCSEVPPESLPYFRGLDTLVVGALRYWPHPTHYSVFEAKAFVEFVGAKRAYFTHLSHNVSHQKLEDELPSHIHVAYDTLSLTIGGYHG
- a CDS encoding ATP-binding protein, which gives rise to MTVKKTRWMIVDGKEPFIVITSLAFAFIVLIALVIFLTSAILDREELRMQSEAERAFNSVFLALQDSTNKALQAMQDENISGIGVYNSLGRKVLSLGNVPMTIPLDRFDSRGSLPKDGSNTGTATFNRETGMIEYIRFSRLTILLDTGELTLTENGLLPAPLDFPDVLYLHFDGQNYNHRVMVIMVIGIISSMTLVGLFLLVLSIYRNNRRYRETIAKQESLVNLGQAARTLTHEIKNPLSAITIQLALLKKTLPAKHTGELKLIEQEIRRLTQLTNKVSDFLRNPLGKPVVVDLNELFNSLVMRFDKPIRFSSGSPQQIVIDVDRARSVFENLLKNAVESSNTRDPQVEVRITTDKRNFVHIYVMDRGDGIRVEDSKKIFDPFFTTKIHGSGIGLSISQQFVKARGGNIRLYPRDGGGTVAEVVLPKSIHTAKLMGVTRK